A window of the Nibribacter ruber genome harbors these coding sequences:
- a CDS encoding aspartate kinase: MKVFKFGGASVKDAAAVRNIFRILSQLPESEELVVVVSAMGKTTNALEDVYQKAHQGQDFVPALEACRQYHQAIVQELFPDPGCPVYADVAAQFQELAQTLKTLQPDHWDQQYDQVISRGELLSSLILHHFLQTQGISNFWLDCRTCLRTDATWREGRVDWDYTEQQVQTVLRPVLKQQLVVTQGFIGGTQDGQTTTLGREGSDYSAAIFAFCLNAASLTIWKDVPGLLNADPKLFKDVTRYEEVAYQEAIEMAYYGASVIHPKTVQPLASKCIPLYVKSFLHPEQPGTVIHDCQHDKIAPSFILKQNQCLLSFKAKDLGFISEEHLSAIFQAVHAVRLKINMMQNSALSFSVCCDYDEARVQQLKESIGDQFIIKYNQPLHLFTIQNYDKASILRLVNGREILMEQRTRHTFQFVARPTETIEH; this comes from the coding sequence ATGAAAGTTTTCAAATTTGGAGGAGCTTCCGTCAAGGATGCCGCTGCGGTCAGGAACATCTTCAGAATCCTGTCTCAGCTGCCGGAAAGCGAGGAGTTGGTGGTAGTGGTTTCTGCCATGGGCAAGACCACCAATGCGCTGGAGGACGTCTATCAGAAAGCGCACCAGGGACAGGATTTTGTGCCCGCGCTGGAGGCTTGCCGCCAGTACCATCAGGCCATTGTGCAGGAATTGTTCCCAGACCCGGGGTGCCCCGTGTACGCAGATGTGGCCGCACAGTTTCAGGAACTGGCACAAACCCTCAAAACTCTGCAGCCTGACCACTGGGACCAGCAGTATGACCAGGTCATTAGCCGCGGTGAATTGCTCTCCAGCCTCATTCTACACCATTTTCTGCAAACGCAGGGTATTTCTAACTTTTGGCTGGACTGCCGCACCTGCCTGCGCACCGACGCTACCTGGCGTGAAGGCCGCGTGGACTGGGACTACACAGAACAGCAAGTACAAACCGTCCTTCGTCCCGTCTTAAAACAGCAGCTGGTGGTGACGCAGGGGTTTATTGGCGGCACCCAAGACGGCCAGACCACCACGCTAGGCCGCGAGGGCTCTGACTACAGCGCCGCCATCTTCGCCTTCTGCCTGAACGCGGCCTCGCTCACCATCTGGAAAGACGTGCCCGGCCTGCTCAACGCAGATCCCAAGCTGTTCAAAGACGTGACCCGGTACGAAGAGGTGGCCTATCAGGAAGCAATTGAAATGGCATATTACGGAGCCTCGGTCATTCACCCCAAGACGGTGCAACCCCTGGCCAGCAAATGCATTCCGCTGTATGTGAAATCGTTTCTGCACCCAGAACAGCCCGGCACCGTCATTCATGACTGTCAGCACGATAAAATTGCCCCATCCTTTATCTTAAAGCAGAACCAGTGTTTGTTGTCGTTCAAGGCCAAGGACCTGGGCTTCATCTCTGAGGAGCACTTGAGCGCCATCTTCCAGGCGGTACACGCCGTGCGGCTTAAGATTAACATGATGCAGAACTCGGCGCTGTCTTTCTCAGTGTGCTGTGACTATGACGAGGCCCGCGTGCAACAACTCAAGGAAAGCATAGGGGACCAGTTCATCATCAAGTACAACCAGCCGTTGCACCTGTTCACCATCCAGAACTATGACAAGGCCAGCATTCTGCGCTTGGTCAACGGCCGCGAGATCCTTATGGAACAGCGTACGCGCCATACGTTCCAGTTTGTGGCCAGGCCCACTGAGACCATTGAGCACTAA
- a CDS encoding enoyl-CoA hydratase-related protein, whose protein sequence is MEFIKVTEQARPQVALIQLNRPKELNALNLQLMGELRDALKELDDNENVRAIVLTGNDRAFAAGADIKQMAGKTAIDMLNIDQFSTWDQIKKTKKPIIAAVSGFALGGGCELAMTCDMIIASETAQFGQPEIKIGVMPGAGGTQRLTRALGKAKAMEMVLTGKFISAQEAEKHGLINRVTPVELYLEEAFKLATEIAQLSPVAVKLAKESVNRSYETHLDEGLHFERKNFYLTFASEDQTEGMNAFVEKRKPTFTGR, encoded by the coding sequence ATGGAATTCATAAAAGTAACCGAACAGGCACGCCCCCAAGTGGCCCTCATTCAACTGAACCGCCCCAAAGAACTAAACGCGCTTAACCTGCAACTGATGGGGGAGCTGCGCGATGCCCTCAAAGAACTGGACGACAATGAGAACGTACGCGCCATCGTGCTCACCGGCAACGACCGTGCTTTTGCTGCTGGCGCCGATATTAAGCAGATGGCCGGCAAGACCGCCATTGACATGCTCAACATTGACCAGTTTTCTACCTGGGACCAAATCAAGAAAACCAAGAAGCCCATCATTGCGGCGGTGAGCGGTTTTGCCCTGGGCGGTGGTTGTGAATTGGCCATGACTTGTGATATGATCATTGCCTCAGAAACCGCCCAGTTTGGTCAGCCAGAGATTAAGATTGGCGTGATGCCCGGCGCTGGCGGCACGCAACGCCTCACTCGCGCCTTGGGCAAAGCCAAAGCCATGGAAATGGTCTTGACCGGTAAGTTCATATCTGCTCAGGAAGCCGAAAAGCACGGCCTCATCAACCGAGTAACGCCCGTGGAATTGTACCTGGAGGAAGCCTTCAAACTAGCCACTGAGATTGCGCAACTGTCGCCGGTGGCGGTGAAGCTGGCCAAGGAGTCTGTGAACCGCTCCTATGAAACCCACCTGGACGAAGGCCTGCATTTTGAGCGCAAGAACTTCTACCTCACCTTCGCCTCTGAAGACCAAACCGAGGGCATGAACGCTTTTGTAGAGAAGCGCAAGCCTACGTTTACGGGTAGGTAG